Proteins from a single region of Methanocorpusculum vombati:
- a CDS encoding CDC48 family AAA ATPase: MPELSLKVDSAYPEDQGSGKARLDPDTMQQLGIVPGQLVVIEGKTKTVAKVWRAMTADWKQGKIRIDKFTRMNAGVNPGDRVVVRPVEEQIEAECVYLIPPVHMPQNFDAEPEEITESLINFPVTTGDILPIITRIPNTYLEFKIAAIEPEGACIISRTTDIEISEEGDIDGFEGTKQISYEDIGGLKGELRRVREMIELPIRHPELFETMGIDPPKGVLLYGPPGTGKTLIAKAVANESGAHFISIAGPEVISKYYGESEQRLREVFEEAEANAPAIIFIDELDSIAPRREDVSGEVERRVVAQLLTMMDGIAGRGQVVVVGATNRPDAIDPALRRPGRFDREIEIGVPSETDRQEILQIHTRGMPFEGAARVKELKHHGTEKKIEAAEAEYDRNREKLLARLAALSRGFVGADLAALAREAAIRALRRQMNVIDLDTDRIPDEVLRTLEVTAKDFAEASREIMPSAMREISIESVATRWADVGGCETALNEVREAVEYPFTRKESFAQLGIRPPKGILLYGPPGTGKTLIAKAVANESGANFIAIKGPQLLSKWVGESERAVREIFRKARQVAPAIIFFDEIDSLTPARSTGGEGNQVVENVLNQILTEMDGIEPLNDVVILAASNRPDIIDPALLRSGRFDRLVYIPEPAPADRRAILAVHMRYMPLENSSLDAAAEILAGCSEEGVRMFAEKYAGKTLTLRQIKTAAKKIGTEEDGPSVSQLRRILTDAFAAQNVVFADPVRTAFAEKIAGITEGFVGSDLESLCREAAMEALRRNGSAVTEADFAAAKLRVHPTMNERVREYYEGIRLRFKGGLPKQVQSLVEYQ, from the coding sequence ATGCCGGAACTATCACTCAAAGTCGACAGTGCGTATCCTGAGGATCAGGGTTCGGGAAAAGCACGGCTCGATCCGGACACCATGCAGCAGCTCGGCATTGTTCCCGGCCAGCTCGTCGTCATTGAGGGCAAAACAAAAACCGTCGCCAAGGTCTGGCGTGCCATGACCGCCGACTGGAAACAGGGAAAGATACGCATCGACAAGTTCACGCGGATGAACGCGGGCGTGAATCCGGGAGACCGTGTAGTGGTCAGGCCGGTTGAGGAACAGATCGAAGCGGAATGTGTATACCTCATTCCTCCGGTGCATATGCCCCAGAACTTTGACGCCGAACCCGAGGAGATCACCGAGTCCCTGATCAACTTCCCGGTAACAACGGGAGACATTCTGCCGATCATTACCCGCATCCCCAATACGTATCTTGAGTTCAAAATAGCGGCGATCGAACCGGAAGGTGCGTGTATCATCTCCCGCACGACCGATATTGAGATCTCCGAGGAAGGGGATATCGATGGGTTTGAAGGGACAAAACAGATCAGCTACGAGGATATCGGCGGTCTCAAAGGAGAGCTCCGCCGCGTCCGCGAGATGATCGAGCTGCCTATCCGTCATCCGGAGCTGTTTGAAACAATGGGTATCGATCCGCCGAAGGGTGTGCTGCTCTACGGGCCGCCGGGTACGGGAAAGACGCTGATCGCAAAGGCGGTTGCAAACGAGAGCGGGGCACACTTTATCTCAATTGCAGGCCCGGAGGTCATCTCCAAGTACTACGGCGAGTCCGAGCAGCGGCTCCGCGAGGTGTTTGAAGAGGCCGAGGCAAACGCTCCGGCCATCATCTTCATCGATGAGCTTGATTCGATTGCGCCGCGCCGCGAGGATGTCTCCGGTGAGGTGGAACGCAGGGTGGTTGCCCAGCTGCTGACGATGATGGACGGTATCGCCGGTCGCGGGCAGGTTGTTGTCGTGGGTGCAACAAACCGGCCCGATGCAATCGATCCCGCGCTCCGCCGTCCCGGAAGATTCGACCGGGAGATAGAGATCGGTGTGCCGTCCGAGACGGACCGGCAGGAAATCCTGCAGATCCATACCCGTGGGATGCCGTTTGAGGGGGCCGCACGGGTCAAGGAGCTGAAGCATCACGGTACAGAGAAGAAGATCGAAGCAGCTGAGGCGGAATACGACCGCAACCGCGAGAAGCTTCTTGCGCGGCTCGCTGCCCTGTCGCGGGGATTCGTCGGTGCGGACCTTGCAGCCCTCGCACGCGAGGCTGCCATCCGTGCACTCCGCCGGCAGATGAATGTAATCGATCTGGATACCGATCGTATTCCGGATGAGGTGCTCAGAACTCTTGAGGTAACAGCAAAGGATTTCGCCGAGGCGTCCCGCGAGATTATGCCGTCTGCGATGCGGGAGATATCTATTGAGTCGGTTGCAACCCGGTGGGCTGATGTCGGCGGATGCGAAACTGCGCTGAATGAAGTCCGCGAGGCGGTGGAGTATCCGTTTACCCGCAAGGAGTCGTTTGCGCAGCTTGGTATCCGTCCGCCGAAGGGTATCCTGCTCTATGGACCGCCCGGAACAGGAAAGACGCTGATCGCAAAGGCGGTTGCAAACGAAAGCGGCGCGAACTTTATTGCAATTAAAGGCCCGCAGCTGCTCTCCAAATGGGTGGGGGAGTCGGAGCGTGCGGTCCGGGAGATATTCCGGAAAGCCCGGCAGGTTGCTCCTGCAATCATCTTCTTTGATGAGATCGATTCCCTTACGCCGGCCCGAAGTACAGGCGGCGAGGGAAACCAGGTTGTGGAGAATGTCTTAAACCAGATACTGACCGAAATGGATGGCATTGAACCGCTGAACGATGTGGTGATTCTCGCTGCGTCCAACCGCCCGGACATTATCGATCCGGCACTGCTCCGGTCCGGACGGTTTGACCGCCTCGTCTATATTCCGGAGCCGGCACCTGCGGATCGCCGGGCAATCCTCGCGGTGCATATGCGGTATATGCCGCTGGAAAACTCGTCTCTTGATGCGGCGGCGGAGATACTCGCCGGGTGCAGCGAGGAGGGTGTGCGTATGTTTGCGGAAAAATACGCAGGAAAGACCCTGACGCTCCGGCAGATCAAAACCGCTGCCAAAAAGATCGGGACGGAGGAGGACGGCCCTTCCGTCTCACAGCTTCGCCGCATTCTCACGGATGCGTTTGCCGCACAGAATGTGGTGTTTGCAGATCCGGTCCGGACAGCGTTTGCGGAAAAGATCGCCGGAATTACCGAAGGGTTCGTGGGATCGGATCTGGAGAGCCTCTGCCGCGAAGCGGCGATGGAGGCCCTCCGCCGGAACGGTTCAGCCGTTACCGAGGCAGATTTTGCCGCAGCAAAACTCCGGGTGCATCCAACCATGAACGAACGTGTCCGTGAGTATTATGAGGGAATCCGTCTCCGGTTTAAGGGAGGACTGCCCAAACAGGTGCAGAGCCTGGTAGAGTATCAATAA
- the larC gene encoding nickel pincer cofactor biosynthesis protein LarC has product MRLLVIDPGFGAAGDMMCGALLAAGADRDMVLRAMKQAAPELSVSQVVRCGMPAWYVRTHAGPAHRTPAEVLEIVRAADAPPAAIDLAVRVFSRIAAAEEQVHGTHHVHFHEVGADDAIADVLGACTALVTLGVDAVHILPLSVGSGTTVCAHGTMPVPAPATAEILRNADLRVATGGFSGELCTPTGAALLAEFSASFGTNEQPGRIVSVGCGAGTRDPSDHPNVLRVMVMETESPLFGPAVDVLETNVDDVSGELLADVVSSLMDAGARDACLVPVVMKKGRPGYIVRVIALPKDSERLARLLARETGSLGVRCMPMVHRFVADRRISSETVVVNGNTFTVGVKTAFMEGIPYSRKAEFDQVRDAADAAGVSVRDMKRVVEEEAWKRE; this is encoded by the coding sequence ATGCGTCTGTTGGTGATTGATCCCGGGTTTGGTGCTGCGGGCGATATGATGTGCGGCGCGCTTCTTGCCGCCGGTGCGGACCGCGATATGGTTCTTCGTGCAATGAAGCAGGCCGCGCCGGAGCTGTCGGTTTCGCAGGTGGTACGGTGCGGTATGCCTGCGTGGTACGTCCGGACGCACGCCGGGCCTGCCCACCGGACGCCTGCCGAGGTGCTGGAGATTGTCCGCGCCGCAGACGCTCCGCCTGCGGCAATCGATCTGGCCGTCCGGGTATTTTCCCGGATTGCCGCAGCTGAGGAGCAGGTGCACGGAACCCATCATGTGCATTTCCATGAAGTGGGTGCAGATGATGCAATTGCAGACGTGCTGGGTGCCTGCACCGCGCTTGTGACCCTCGGAGTGGATGCGGTGCATATTCTCCCGCTGTCGGTCGGGTCCGGGACAACGGTCTGTGCCCACGGCACGATGCCGGTTCCGGCTCCCGCGACCGCAGAGATTTTACGAAATGCGGACCTGCGGGTTGCGACCGGCGGTTTTTCCGGAGAACTCTGCACACCGACGGGGGCTGCACTTCTTGCGGAGTTTTCGGCATCGTTTGGAACGAACGAACAGCCCGGCCGGATTGTCTCGGTCGGCTGCGGCGCGGGCACCCGTGACCCATCCGATCACCCGAATGTACTGCGGGTGATGGTCATGGAGACGGAATCACCGCTTTTTGGTCCGGCGGTTGATGTACTGGAGACGAATGTGGACGATGTCTCCGGCGAACTGCTCGCGGATGTGGTATCTTCCCTGATGGATGCAGGGGCCCGGGATGCATGTCTGGTGCCGGTTGTGATGAAAAAGGGACGGCCCGGCTATATTGTCCGGGTGATCGCTCTGCCCAAGGACTCGGAACGGCTGGCACGTCTGCTTGCCAGAGAGACCGGCAGTCTTGGTGTCCGCTGTATGCCGATGGTGCACCGGTTTGTGGCTGACCGCCGCATCTCGTCTGAGACGGTGGTGGTGAACGGGAACACATTCACGGTCGGGGTGAAGACGGCGTTTATGGAGGGAATTCCCTACTCGCGCAAAGCGGAGTTTGATCAGGTGCGGGATGCAGCAGATGCTGCCGGGGTTTCCGTCCGGGATATGAAACGGGTTGTCGAGGAGGAGGCATGGAAGAGGGAGTAA
- the radB gene encoding DNA repair and recombination protein RadB: protein MEEGVTRKISTAVPGFDRLLGGGLEPRMITQFVGEAGSGKSTLCLVAAVAVLRAGGGVVYIDSEGFSGDRFSQIAGADTEECAKRIYIEEPMTFAEQGSMIAGCEALLRAGKVQLIVVDSATALYRLEQMDTREALSMLSHQMMVLLALAKRFDVPAVITNQVFMDVDRHRLSGLGGTALAHISKAILRVEKRDGFRRAVVAKHRSRPEGDFWDFVITGDGVSDR, encoded by the coding sequence ATGGAAGAGGGAGTAACGCGGAAAATTTCCACCGCGGTTCCGGGATTTGACCGGCTGCTGGGCGGCGGACTTGAACCGCGGATGATTACCCAGTTTGTGGGGGAGGCGGGTTCCGGAAAGAGTACTCTCTGCCTTGTTGCCGCGGTTGCGGTACTGCGTGCCGGCGGCGGTGTGGTGTACATTGATTCCGAAGGATTTTCGGGGGACCGGTTTTCGCAGATTGCCGGGGCTGATACGGAGGAGTGTGCAAAACGGATCTATATCGAAGAGCCGATGACGTTTGCAGAGCAGGGGAGTATGATTGCCGGATGCGAGGCGCTGTTACGTGCAGGAAAGGTGCAGTTGATCGTGGTTGATTCGGCGACTGCGCTGTATCGTCTGGAACAGATGGATACCCGCGAAGCACTGTCCATGCTGTCGCACCAGATGATGGTGCTGCTTGCGCTTGCAAAACGGTTTGATGTTCCGGCGGTGATAACGAATCAGGTGTTTATGGATGTGGACCGCCACCGGCTGAGCGGTCTTGGCGGAACGGCACTTGCCCATATCTCCAAAGCAATTCTCCGGGTGGAAAAACGGGACGGGTTCCGGCGTGCGGTGGTGGCAAAGCACCGGTCGCGGCCGGAAGGGGACTTCTGGGATTTTGTGATTACCGGCGACGGGGTTTCTGACCGGTAA
- a CDS encoding HAD-IC family P-type ATPase: MTVAAVFDSAGTLLRTYRSVLSVADHRMADASMETTTLTFQDPDRILVLLNLHSRDIMDSNPDALLSEYLTEANVSFGISCGRRVIVSDVVGDILYHDTDAKISDMQEVIRDCWMTVSRQSDSFALNAGAIINLRTRKIEFAIAAAGYPFPGVREMVSLLHSLGVAVFIASGDRTEKLEIIADQIGIPRNRVHGVATPVTKAQIVQNLKTEYDVVVMTGDGINDLSAMKSADVAILTVQQEGTRPEILFDTADYVIENICEAARIIRGLLPGPDT, encoded by the coding sequence ATGACAGTTGCAGCGGTTTTTGATAGTGCGGGGACACTGCTCCGGACGTACCGGAGCGTACTGTCCGTAGCCGACCACCGGATGGCGGATGCAAGTATGGAGACCACAACGCTGACGTTTCAGGACCCGGACCGGATTCTGGTTCTCCTGAACCTGCACTCCCGCGACATCATGGACAGCAACCCGGACGCCCTGCTCTCGGAATACCTGACAGAGGCAAACGTAAGTTTCGGCATCAGCTGCGGGAGACGTGTCATCGTCTCGGATGTTGTGGGAGATATCCTCTACCATGATACCGACGCGAAAATCTCCGACATGCAGGAGGTCATCCGTGACTGCTGGATGACCGTGTCCCGGCAGAGCGACAGCTTTGCACTGAACGCCGGAGCAATCATCAACCTGCGGACACGAAAGATTGAGTTCGCCATTGCCGCTGCGGGATACCCGTTTCCGGGCGTCCGGGAAATGGTATCCCTGCTGCACAGTCTGGGAGTTGCAGTGTTCATTGCCTCCGGAGACCGGACGGAAAAACTGGAAATAATTGCCGATCAGATCGGTATCCCGCGCAACCGCGTCCACGGAGTGGCAACACCCGTAACAAAAGCCCAGATTGTCCAGAACCTGAAAACCGAGTATGACGTCGTGGTCATGACCGGCGACGGCATCAATGATCTCTCGGCAATGAAATCCGCAGACGTTGCCATCCTCACCGTCCAGCAGGAGGGAACACGACCGGAAATTCTCTTCGATACCGCAGACTATGTCATAGAAAATATCTGCGAAGCCGCGCGAATCATCCGGGGACTTCTCCCCGGACCGGACACATGA
- a CDS encoding ribose 1,5-bisphosphate isomerase, whose protein sequence is MTLLQTAEQIQTMQIRGAGKIAREAVSALRDHAETLPHTGDASLFIREMEHAAGILLATRPTAVSLPNAIQMVMRDVRTARTEDAARRILREKADAFIWSSRTAIDRIAAMGANHIPDGSVIMTHCNSKAALGCILEAKRQGKDIEVYATEVRPWNQGRLTIKTLNDNEIPTTYIVDSAVRSMMKDVDLVIVGADAITVNGAVVNKIGTSQIALCASEARKNVIVTAETYKFAPRTILGELIQIEERAQNEVLPDDIAAGLPYVRVKNPVFDVTPAEYIDMIITEAGALPPHLAYTIMREYLGWGFDELQNQFLGTLTGSEFR, encoded by the coding sequence ATGACTCTTCTCCAGACAGCTGAGCAGATCCAAACCATGCAGATCCGCGGCGCTGGAAAAATCGCCCGTGAAGCAGTATCTGCTCTTCGCGATCATGCTGAGACGCTTCCGCATACCGGTGACGCTTCTTTGTTTATCCGGGAGATGGAACACGCGGCAGGTATTCTTCTTGCAACGCGGCCCACTGCTGTTTCTCTTCCCAATGCGATTCAGATGGTGATGCGCGATGTCCGTACCGCCCGCACCGAGGATGCCGCCCGCCGTATTCTCCGCGAGAAAGCTGATGCGTTCATCTGGTCATCCCGTACCGCAATTGATCGTATTGCGGCAATGGGGGCAAACCACATCCCGGACGGCAGTGTCATCATGACCCACTGCAACTCCAAAGCGGCCCTCGGCTGCATCCTTGAGGCAAAACGTCAGGGAAAAGACATTGAGGTGTATGCAACCGAGGTCAGGCCGTGGAATCAGGGGCGGCTTACCATCAAGACCTTAAACGACAACGAGATCCCCACGACCTACATCGTTGATTCTGCGGTCCGCAGTATGATGAAGGATGTTGATCTTGTCATTGTCGGTGCTGACGCGATCACGGTGAACGGTGCGGTAGTGAATAAAATCGGCACTTCCCAGATTGCTCTCTGTGCCAGCGAGGCACGCAAAAACGTTATTGTTACTGCGGAGACGTATAAGTTCGCCCCGCGGACTATCCTCGGCGAACTGATCCAGATTGAGGAGCGGGCGCAGAATGAGGTGCTGCCTGATGATATTGCAGCCGGTCTTCCGTATGTCCGCGTCAAAAATCCGGTCTTCGATGTAACCCCTGCCGAGTACATCGATATGATCATCACCGAAGCGGGCGCGCTTCCTCCGCATCTTGCCTATACGATTATGCGGGAGTACCTCGGCTGGGGGTTCGATGAGCTGCAAAACCAGTTCCTCGGGACACTTACGGGTTCTGAGTTCCGCTAA